Proteins from one Acropora muricata isolate sample 2 chromosome 9, ASM3666990v1, whole genome shotgun sequence genomic window:
- the LOC136929698 gene encoding D(1) dopamine receptor-like, with the protein MAVSNSTAMLPTDIDGVCQQATKPEFIVYSVFLVLIMLATLFGNVLVITAVYHFHRLRRMTNFFIISLAVSDLLVALGHLPLRIDQSVHNNNWCFDKTPNDVTTCAYWIAMDTVFSCASICNLVVISIDRFLAITKPFEYQNRMTKRVGFSLIAFVWVYALLWGVLSLVDWTRADPNATDRHIFVTVKNQTNERACGKNDKVYYTTAMAVALFLPLLIVIATYACVFRVAFTQAKAVALLDPTKGKRHILRELKATKTIAVVIGVFMVCWLPGFILIVLSLWCQDCFKPLLDNKNLSLSIRIIFVFILPVINSSLNPVIYTVFNQEFRMAFSRMLCRGRTPRSAADVEFSVTEQTASVTRVKAQTTGKSRPKAWFNMNGRGDASR; encoded by the coding sequence ATGGCGGTCAGCAACTCTACCGCAATGCTCCCAACAGATATAGACGGAGTTTGCCAACAAGCAACGAAGCCCGAGTTTATTGTTTACAGCGTTTTTTTGGTGCTAATCATGTTAGCCACATTGTTTGGAAATGTGTTAGTTATAACCGCGGTTTATCATTTTCATCGCTTGCGACGAATGACTAATTTCTTCATCATCTCTCTGGCGGTTTCTGATCTTCTCGTTGCACTGGGTCATCTGCCTCTCCGTATTGATCAAAGCGTTCACAACAATAACTGGTGTTTCGACAAGACGCCCAATGATGTAACAACCTGCGCGTATTGGATAGCAATGGACACTGTGTTCAGCTGTGCGTCCATTTGCAATCTGGTTGTCATATCAATTGATCGTTTTCTAGCCATCACCAAACCTTTCGAATACCAAAACAGGATGACCAAGCGTGTTGGCTTTTCGCTCATCGCTTTTGTTTGGGTCTACGCTTTGCTATGGGGAGTCCTCAGCCTGGTTGATTGGACAAGAGCAGATCCTAACGCGACTGACAGACATATCTTCGTCACCgtaaaaaatcaaacaaatgagCGAGCGTGCGGCAAGAATGACAAGGTGTATTACACTACTGCAATGGCTGTTGCGCTTTTTCTACCGCTTCTCATAGTCATCGCCACGTATGCCTGCGTTTTCCGCGTAGCGTTTACTCAGGCAAAAGCGGTAGCCCTACTTGATCCAACCAAAGGAAAGAGACACATTTTGCGCGAATTGAAAGCGACTAAAACTATCGCTGTTGTTATCGGGGTATTCATGGTGTGTTGGCTACCGGGTTTTATTCTGATTGTATTGAGTCTCTGGTGTCAGGACTGTTTCAAACCGTTATTGGACAACAAAAATCTTTCTCTCTCTATAAGGATCATTTTTGTGTTCATTTTGCCGGTCATAAACAGTTCTCTAAATCCGGTGATTTATACAGTTTTCAACCAAGAGTTCCGAATGGCCTTCAGTCGAATGCTGTGCAGAGGTCGAACTCCACGGAGCGCGGCCGACGTTGAATTCTCGGTTACCGAACAAACAGCTTCTGTAACGCGAGTGAAAGCGCAAACTACAGGAAAAAGCAGACCAAAAGCCTGGTTCAATATGAACGGTCGAGGCGATGCGAGCAGGTAG
- the LOC136929694 gene encoding uncharacterized protein has product MEKETPAELPVSEENQVQATPILTSTGQPIMYQMPMGQVQPVFVPIPAGQPTTTPDGQPIQYFYVPAGQAMPQSQNWGGVPVQPGQFVQPVFIQAPVGSLHPGQPVNNQDKPEQHAVAGQQPIQTSSSQPVQQSQRRAALGLDLNIDMDFLKSPLCFVRLGEFVSLLCAWASYLSLRSTSLMGSSGAFFIGVAIFSWLMVLIYLILYVFSLPKMYTRHTSNVTRPSVLTIASVIFFFILFTLMLACTGNLFTAAVELPNVDALYASLTFGLLSCILLAVDVVLNYRIFQDQRDHEESSQDQGAQETAQRRVWDINHEYLRTAGFKIKFVEMAFLFGAWICISVYLTTIKFYFLSTSKADFFQGITVFSWIMVILIDLTFVLSFDKICRRSSWWTLGVLISYVVLSILLIASCWNLTSRAVALGNVSSPFVSLFIGLTFGYLSWVIFIVDIVLMYSMFKQQIAQELFHAQAVVNAQPVVQQPCVVIMSEGTSQQQSYQPIAHPGQQPSPEQGPVVIESSPIYQNVLEPEFSKT; this is encoded by the exons ATGGAAAAGGAAACTCCAGCTGAACTTCCAGTGTCCGAAGAAAATCAAGTCCAGGCCACGCCCATCTTGACCTCCACTGGCCAGCCAATTATGTATCAGATGCCAATGGGCCAAGTCCAGCCAGTATTTGTTCCAATACCTGCTGGTCAGCCAACAACAACACCAGATGGCCAGCCCATTCAGTATTTTTATGTCCCAGCTGGCCAAGCCATGCCACAGTCACAAAATTGG GGTGGTGTTCCTGTGCAGCCTGGGCAATTTGTGCAACCAGTTTTCATTCAAGCCCCTGTAGGCTCTCTGCATCCTGGACAACCGGTTAACAACCAAGATAAGCCTGAGCAGCATGCAGTAGCTGGTCAGCAGCCTATTCAAACCTCGAGTAGTCAGCCTGTGCAGCAATCGCAACGACGTGCGGCATTGGGACTCGACCTGAATATTGACATGGATTTCCTCAAGTCACCCCTGTGCTTCGTACGGCTGGGGGAGTTC GTCAGCCTTCTGTGTGCCTGGGCTTCTTACCTCTCTCTCCGGTCGACCTCCTTAATGGGATCCAGCGGAGCGTTTTTCATAGGTGTAGCCATTTTTAGCTGGCTTATGGTTTTAATTTACCTGATCCTCTACGTATTCAGCTTACCAAAGATGTACACCAGACATACATCAAACGTCACCAGACCATCTGTTCTCACCATTGCg TCTGTgattttcttcttcattttgtttACCTTGATGCTGGCTTGCACCGGAAACCTGTTCACCGCAGCTGTTGAATTACCTAATGTCGATGCACTGTACGCCTCGTTG ACCTTTGGCCTTTTGTCCTGTATCTTGCTTGCCGTGGATGTAGTGTTGAATTACAGAATATTCCAGGATCAAAGAGATCATGAGGAATCTTCACAGGATCAAGGAGCACAAGAAACTGCGCAACGACGAGTCTGGGATATCAACCATGAGTACCTGAGAACTGCAGGcttcaaaattaaatttgtggAAATG GCGTTTTTGTTTGGAGCGTGGATTTGCATCTCGGTGTACCTTACTACTATTAAATTCTACTTTCTGTCAACTTCCAAAGCGGACTTCTTCCAAGGAATAACTGTCTTTTCTTGGATCATGGTCATACTCATTGATTTGACCTTTGTATTAAGTTTTGACAAGATTTGCAGGCGTTCCTCATGGTGGACTCTTGGG GTTTTGATATCATACGTGGTGCTGTCTATATTACTGATTGCCAGTTGTTGGAACCTCACTTCACGTGCGGTTGCTCTTGGAAACGTTTCTTCTCCATTTGTCTCCCTTTTCATAGGCCTG aCGTTTGGCTACTTGTCCTGGGTCATTTTCATCGTGGATATTGTTCTTATGTACAGTATGTTTAAGCAGCAGATAGCGCAAGAATTATTTCATGCACAAGCCGTGGTTAACGCTCAACCCGTCGTGCAACAGCCGTGTGTTGTTATAATGTCGGAAGGTACCAGTCAACAACAGTCCTACCAACCTATTGCTCATCCAGGACAGCAGCCATCTCCTGAACAGGGTCCTGTGGTGATTGAAAGCTCCCCTATTTACCAGAATGTCTTAGAACCAGAATTCTCCAAGACATAA
- the LOC136929699 gene encoding bifunctional arginine demethylase and lysyl-hydroxylase PSR-like — translation MAEGEQPGGNVDLQKVTDAFIALRKKAKVLGIKDSQLVKVSAVKSLKKKRVTCFVVTSVLICLLGILSGVGVVLYQNEVITRRALFKFFQNVMDFSIDNDVCLIPYPEIILDMFRPPVNCSVCKEVHKIDRVSSLSKDEFLGKYAYTARPVVITDGTKGWTASQYFSFNYFKSIYSPDSPVIISEDDKCQFFPYQSGFTALKEVFNMSEKDANMEGKPWYIGWSNCDSSAANELRKHYKIPYFLPDTSESSKTDWVFMGCPGYGAHLHIDAVGNPSWQAQIKGRKKWTLEPPPECSHVCDPKLEVTVKSGEIIVLDTNKWFHQTDIIGKEMSITIGSEYD, via the exons ATGGCGGAAGGGGAACAGCCAGGCGGTAATGTTGATCTTCAGAAAGTTACAGATGCGTTTATAGCACTAAGGAAGAAAGCCAAAGTACTAGGAATCAAAGACTCTCAACTTGTTAAAGTCTCAGCTGTGAAAAGTCTTAAGAAGAAGCGGGTTACTTGTTTTGTTGTGACGAGTGTTCTTATCTGTCTGTTGGGAATTCTTTCCGGCGTTGGTGTTGTTCTTTATCAAAATGAAGTTATTACGCGTCGAGCTTTGTTCAAATTCTTCCAGAATGTGATGGACTTCAGCATAGATAACGATGTCTGCCTCATTCCGTATCCTGAGATTATTTTGGACATGTTTCGGCCACCCGTAAATTGCAGCGTTTGTAAAGAAGTCCACAAGATCGACAGAGTTTCGTCTTTGAGTAAGGACGAATTTTTAGGAAAGTACGCTTATACAGCTCGCCCCGTTGTTATTACAGATGGTACGAAAGGTTGGACAGCCTCACAGTATTTCAGTTTTAACTACTTCAAATCCATTTATTCCCCGGATAGTCCCGTTATTATTTCAGAAGATGATAAATGTCAGTTCTTTCCTTATCAATCTGGATTTACTGCGTTGAAAGAAGTTTTCAACATGTCTGAAAAGGATGCAAATATGGAAGGAAAACCCTGGTATATCGGCTG GAGCAATTGTGATTCATCTGCAGCAAATGAACTTCGTAAACATTACAAAATACCTTACTTCTTGCCAGACACGTCGGAATCAAGCAAAACTGATTGGGTGTTTATGGGGTGCCCAGGATATGGGGCTCATCTGCAT ATTGATGCTGTGGGGAATCCATCTTGGCAGGCCCaaataaaaggaagaaaaaagtgGACCCTGGAGCCCCCTCCAGAGTGCAGCCATGTTTGTGATCCAAAACTTGAAGTGACGGTTAAGTCTGGGGAAATAA TTGTACTTGACACAAACAAGTGGTTCCATCAAACTGACATTATTGGCAAGGAAATGAGTATCACAATAGGATCAGAGTATGATTAA